One Paroedura picta isolate Pp20150507F chromosome 3, Ppicta_v3.0, whole genome shotgun sequence genomic window carries:
- the PTGES3 gene encoding prostaglandin E synthase 3 yields MQPASAKWYDRRDYVFIEFCVEDSKDVNVNFEKSKLTFSCLGGNDNFKHLNEIDLYNSIDPNESKHKRTDRSVLCCLRKGESGQSWPRLTKERAKLNWLSVDFNNWKDWEDDSDEDMSNFDRFSEMMNNMGGDEDVDLPEVDGADDDSPDSDDEKMPDLE; encoded by the exons GCAGCCTGCTTCTGCAAAGTGGTATGACCGAAGGGACTATGTCTTTATTGAATTTTGTGTTGAAGACAGTAAAGATGTTAATGTAAATTTTGAGAAATCTAAACTTACATTCAG TTGCCTTGGAGGAAATGATAACTTCAAGCATTTAAATGAAATTGATCTTTATAATTCTATTGATCCAAAT gaaTCCAAACATAAAAGAACCGACAGATCTGTCTTATGTTGTTTACGAAAAGGAGAATCTGGCCAATCATGGCCACGATTAACAAAAGAGAGGGCAAAG CTCAATTGGCTCAGTGTGGACTTCAACAACTGGAAAGACTGGGAAGATGACTCTGATGAAGACATGTCCAATTTTGATCGCTTTTCTGAA ATGATGAACAACATGGGTGGTGATGAAGATGTAGACTTGCCAGAAGTAGATGGAGCAGATGAC GATTCACCAGACAGCGATGATGAAA aaatgCCAGACCTGGAATAA